From the genome of Venturia canescens isolate UGA chromosome 11, ASM1945775v1, whole genome shotgun sequence:
tttcaatttctttgttaactttttcacgatgcaTCAATGGTACCTCGTTTGCATGAGCGACAATCGGTTTCTCCGATGTAATGTTCAATTGATGCTCATAAACGGAAATTCTACCAGTGTCCTTGCGAAAGACGTTCCGTCTATTCCAAAGCACCTGtttgtgaatttctttttgGTTTTCAGGGAGTCCGGTTTGATCtacgatttcattaatttcttcgattgtaatatgatcatcatcatttttatcattaaaaatcaaattttgaattggctgaacatttttctcactaataatttcaattgtttttaattttggcATTGGCTTAATAATTTTCACTCGACTTTTGATTTTATCATTTGATTCTCCCcttaattcttcatttttcttttcaatttgtaCAGTTTTGATTGCCCCCCAGTTAACAACATTTCTTTCTACTTCTTTTGCTTTTTCAATAACTTCATCTTCAACAacattttcttcactttcaacATTCTCCTCTTCATTAACATTTTTCTCAACATCAACTTCTTCCTTTTTAACTtcatcaacttcaattacttcTACTTCTACTTCTACATTTTCAACTTCTTCATCAATAACATTATTCTCATCCATAACttcttcaataactttttctcCCACTTCAATAATACTTTCTCCcacttcaataactttttcaatttttttaatttctcccaAAACATTAacttcattttctccctttctaaCTTCAACTTCATCATTATCAAttacttcttcttttttaatcaaaactGTTTCTAAATTTTccccaattttttcttttatttctttttcaatcaatttttctttttcaaatgatccCACTGTGGGAATGATCTCAGTtacatcattatattttacctGGAGAGACATCTCTCCCAGATCAATCAAACTCTTTAACGGTTGGAGTGAATCTACTCCCAACAATACATCCCTTATTAAGCCAGGAATaatcaaaaatttgataaatgtttttattttgccaatttgagtTACAGCCATAATTTGATGtttaatttttgtcaatttgcCTTTAATAGCACCTTTCACCGTGACTCCCGTCACAGGTAAAagaggacaatttttcaaaatttctttattttcgagATAGAATTCTTCCGAAATCGTAGTCACCTTGGATCCCGAGTCAACGAGAGCTGTCACCTGAATGCCTTCAATTTTTGCGTAAATTTCAGGACATTCAATAATCGGGACTGTTTCACCGTTGATTTCCTCTCCCATCAAATACTCTCTAGTATCAgtgaaaattgtatttattGGAATTTGTTCATCGCGACTGAGGTCCATTTTTAATGCGTCGTGCgggtaatttttaattttattcctttgattttcattattgtttTCCGTTGTACCTCGCACTTTtctataattttcattttctcgatTGTTTGTATTTATTGCGGGTACAACGCCTACGCGTTTCCCGCTTTCGATGTTGATGGTTGAGGTTCTATTTGCGCCTCAATCGTTTGAATCGGTGGTTGCTGCGTATTATTATTCGCAGGTGGCCGATATCCCCCGTTGTTTTGAGGTGGTCCTCTATTTTGGTTTGGCGAACcccaattttgattttgattttgtggAGGATTGTAATTTGGGCGATTGTTTCCTCTGTTTTGCCCGCCATTTTGTTGATTCCGATTGAAATTTCCGTTGTTCGGACGCTGGTTATAATTTTGTTGGAAGCTCTGATTGTAGCTCCTGTTTTGTTGCTGATTCCAATTATTGTTATGGTAACCTCGATTATTTTGGTAGCCTCCATTGCTTTGATTCCAATTCTGGCGGTTGTTCTGTTGCCAGTTTGAATTTCCACGGTTATTGTTCTGGTAACCATTGTTGTTCCAGTTGTTTGGCGGAGGCATTTTGAATGGACGCTgctcatttttatcgttattGTGAGTCGGGTTTTTCGGACTTTGAGTCTTCTGCTCGTCCGTCCCGGTGTTAACCGGCCCGCTCTGATCGAGTTTTTCCAGGAACTCGATCAGCTGCTCGAGGGTTTCGAACCCACGACTTATGATCGTGGCTCTAATCTCCTCGGTAAAGTGCTGAGAAAGCGATGCAACAATGTCCGGATCGCTCGGTGGTGGAATCAAATCACGGGCCGCTCCGAACGTCCGAGTTGCATATTCCACTTTTGTTAATTTGCCTGGCTTTTCAGGATATTTCCCGAATTCCAGGTCTTTACGCACTCTTCGTTGCACATCATGGCTCCAAAATCGATTTATAAATCGTTTTTCGACGTCTTCAAAACTATTAACCTGGTCCTCGACCAGTTCCCACCATTCCTTGGCGGCTTTCTCAAGCGATTGGCTGAGTAAGTACTTCATTTCGGTGAACGTCGGGTTCGTCACCTCGCAATAATGCCGAAATTCTTTTATAAATTTGATTGGCCGCTTGTTGCTTGACCCATCAAATGTTGGAGGcttgattttaattttgttggtTGACGTCATCTCGTTTCGGAAAGTTGGCCTCTGCTGTTGTTCCTCATCGTCCTCCGAATCTTCATCTTCTTCCTGTTCTTCCGGAATTTCCTTCTGCCGTGGATGGATCCGGGTGCTCTCTGTATTTGGACTTTGTAATTTGTCCGTTGACTCCAAATTTTCTACCCTTTTTTTGATTGCACTCACGTCGAGTTGAATTTGGGCTACGTTTACTCCGATTACGGCGCTTTTGGCCTCGTTTTCTTGTACAATTCTAGTGAGCCCCGTAACATAACGTTTGATTGGATCGTATATGCTATGAACGTCCGAAGCTATTTTAGCCTGCATGACGgtcaatttttcagaaaattctGTTCTCAAATCGATCGTTGCCTGATTATTTTTCGCGACTTCATTCGCCATGCTTTGAATTTGCGATTTCATTTCTTGTATTGATTCAATCAAATTAATTAGCAACTCATTGTTTACTGTTACTGTGTTGATTTTAGCCCGATCAGATTTTGGTGTACCGAATTCCTCTAATCTGACATCTTTTTCATCGctttgattttcaaattcttcccCAAAATTAGCTCtagattcattgaaaatatctcCCGCACCGGGATGAGGCAACGTGGTCGTGAAATCGCTTTGAATATCATGCTCTGGATTTTGAATTCCCGAATCGCCAGTGGCGCTATCAAtttgttctttattttcaGCCATTTTgagatttcgaataattttcatgtattaaATTTATTGACCCTTGTTTTTCCTACGCAATGCCCGTCCCTGTTCGGGCGCCAAtagttgtaacggtacgtttatgcttgtgcacaccgtcacgccaagattcgagcaattcga
Proteins encoded in this window:
- the LOC122417788 gene encoding putative uncharacterized protein DDB_G0291812 translates to MAENKEQIDSATGDSGIQNPEHDIQSDFTTTLPHPGAGDIFNESRANFGEEFENQSDEKDVRLEEFGTPKSDRAKINTVTVNNELLINLIESIQEMKSQIQSMANEVAKNNQATIDLRTEFSEKLTVMQAKIASDVHSIYDPIKRYVTGLTRIVQENEAKSAVIGVNVAQIQLDVSAIKKRVENLESTDKLQSPNTESTRIHPRQKEIPEEQEEDEDSEDDEEQQQRPTFRNEMTSTNKIKIKPPTFDGSSNKRPIKFIKEFRHYCEVTNPTFTEMKYLLSQSLEKAAKEWWELVEDQVNSFEDVEKRFINRFWSHDVQRRVRKDLEFGKYPEKPGKLTKVEYATRTFGAARDLIPPPSDPDIVASLSQHFTEEIRATIISRGFETLEQLIEFLEKLDQSGPVNTGTDEQKTQSPKNPTHNNDKNEQRPFKMPPPNNWNNNGYQNNNRGNSNWQQNNRQNWNQSNGGYQNNRGYHNNNWNQQQNRSYNQSFQQNYNQRPNNGNFNRNQQNGGQNRGNNRPNYNPPQNQNQNWGSPNQNRGPPQNNGGYRPPANNNTQQPPIQTIEAQIEPQPSTSKAGNA